A window from Neodiprion fabricii isolate iyNeoFabr1 chromosome 2, iyNeoFabr1.1, whole genome shotgun sequence encodes these proteins:
- the LOC124175362 gene encoding zinc finger and BTB domain-containing protein 37-like, producing the protein MSGEQFSLVWNSFPANLSSGLYTLLSDEQLVDVTLAAEGQMLRAHKLILSLCSTYFKELFKMNSCKHPIVILKDVNYRDLSALLHFIYQGEVHVRQEDLGNFLKVAETLQIKGLTKDKSEEDGNSVTINNISRSELGENLREQSRELESMLETVRKSERNSLDHEKSMITAREGVSPVAEAREMTSLSQDTISPASTKSVHNKFSDQERNIEPDSIICDILSTKDDDLNRMENNASDEQLHHTSEVADLLRTKDEFVDYTSDIGCNIVCKREYDSQENLDDGNSNLHAQDNLAANAFSQLEEAFSADFSTTGGDFSQGRQTMGAPGSSVPLETILRVVSELEPTIRAVRGKVICMYSCPWCMRHFSQRGNLKIHVRYVHGPLESLTCKLCGNTYKNSNSLRVHSYVHRNAKRNKQ; encoded by the exons ATGTCTGGCGAACAATTTTCGCTAGTATGGAACAGCTTTCCAGCAAATTTGTCTTCAGGTTTATACACTTTGCTTAGTGATGAACAGCTTGTCGATGTAACACTTGCAGCCGAAGGACAAATGTTACGAGCCCATAAGCTGATTTTATCGCTATGTAGCACTTACTTCAAGGAACTTTTCAAG ATGAATTCCTGCAAACATCCGATAGTTATACTCAAAGACGTTAACTACCGTGATTTGTCTGCTTTGCTGCATTTCATATACCAAGGTGAAGTTCATGTCAGACAAGAAGACCTTGGAAACTTTTTAAAAGTAGCCGAAACACTGCAAATCAAAGGTCTCACTAAGGATAAGAGTGAG GAAGATGGTAACTCAGTCACCATCAATAACATCTCACGATCAGAGCTTGGAGAGAATCTTCGGGAACAATCTAGGGAATTGGAGAGTATGCTTGAGACAGTACGAAAGTCTGAAAGAAATTCCCTTGACCATGAGAAGTCTATGATAACAGCACGGGAAGGTGTCTCACCTGTTGCTGAAGCCAGAGAAATGACAAGTTTGTCACAAGACACAATATCTCCTGCATCGACAAAATCTGTGCacaataaattttctgatcaaGAAAGAAACATCGAACCTGACAGTATTATATGTGATATATTAAGTACAAAAGATGATGATCTTAATCGAATGGAAAACAATGCTTCAGACGAGCAATTACACCATACCTCCGAAGTTGCTGACCTGTTAAGAACGAAAGACGAGTTCGTTGATTACACATCGGACATCGGCTGCAACATTGTCTGCAAGAGAGAATATGATAGCCAAGAGAATTTAGATGACGGGAATAGCAATCTACATGCACAAGATAACTTGGCGGCAAATG CGTTCAGCCAACTGGAAGAAGCTTTTAGTGCCGATTTTTCAACCACTGGAGGCGACTTTAGTCAAGGGCGACAAACAATGGGTGCCCCAGGTAGCAGTGTACCTCTGGAAACGATACTGCGCGTTGTGTCCGAATTAGAGCCAACGATACGAGCAGTGAGAGGAAAAGTTATTTGCATGTACTCTTGTCCATGGTGTATGCGTCACTTTAGTCAACGAGGCAATCTCAAAATACATGTTCGCTACGTTCATGGACCTCTTGAAAGTCTGACGTGTAAACTTTGTGGTAATACATACAAAAACAGCAACAGTCTTCGTGTACACTCTTATGTCCATCGTAACGCAAAGAGAAATAAACAGTAA
- the LOC124175361 gene encoding zinc finger and BTB domain-containing protein 44-like isoform X2, with product MSGEQFSLVWNSFPTNLSSGLYTLLNDEQLVDVTLAAEGQFLQAHKLILSVCSTYFKELFKKDNSVTDNNVPTPGENHQEQSRELESILEAVSNLERKSLNDETFVATLQEEIAPIPETTETLNSSQDPVSPPPMKSVYDKASDQRRITQPDSIVRDILNRTSEDFQQMEENVTDEPLDYTSDIARLSKTKNEPVDYTSDIDFDLVCNKEFAKQENLDRQNSNLHAQSNLTANKCFENSQLLTYNPSNQDEPLPFSHLEETFGTDFSFNGGNYSRGRKTVKGIPGSSLPLETTLRVVSELGPTIRVERGKVIRMYSCPWCLRHFTRKENLKLHVRYIHGPLESLTCKLCGNKYKNSNSLRVHSYLYHNAKRNKHSKPAHAGM from the exons ATGTCTGGCGAACAGTTTTCGCTAGTATGGAACAGCTTCCCAACAAATTTGTCTTCGGGTTTATATACCTTGCTTAACGACGAACAGCTTGTCGATGTAACACTCGCGGCGGAAGGTCAATTTTTACAAGCACATAAGCTGATTTTGTCAGTATGCAGCACTTACTTCAAGGAACTCTTCAAG AAAGATAACTCAGTTACCGACAACAACGTTCCAACGCCTGGAGAGAATCATCAAGAACAATCTAGGGAACTAGAGAGTATTCTTGAAGCAGTATCGAACTTGGAAAGAAAGTCTCTTAACGATGAAACATTTGTGGCAACTCTACAGGAAGAAATTGCACCCATCCCTGAAACTACTGAAACATTGAATTCGTCACAAGACCCGGTATCTCCTCCACCGATGAAATCTGTATATGATAAAGCTTCTGATCAACGAAGAATCACCCAGCCTGATAGTATTGTACGTGACATATTGAATAGAACATCTGAAGACTTTCAACAAATGGAAGAGAATGTCACAGACGAGCCATTAGACTATACCTCAGATATTGCTCGCTtgtcgaaaacgaaaaatgaaccGGTTGATTACACATCTGACATAGACTTCGACCTGGTCTGCAATAAGGAATTTGCTAAGCAGGAGAATTTAGATCGTCAGAACAGTAATCTACATGCACAAAGTAACTTGACAGCAAATA agtgttttgaaaattcacaacttCTTACTTATAATCCAAGCAACCAGGATGAACCTCTAC CATTCAGCCACTTGGAAGAAACTTTTGGTAcggatttttcattcaatggAGGTAACTACAGCCGAGGCCGCAAAACAGTGAAGGGCATCCCAGGCAGCAGTTTGCCTTTGGAAACAACACTGCGTGTTGTTTCTGAACTAGGGCCAACCATACGAGTCGAGAGAGGAAAAGTTATTCGCATGTATTCATGTCCGTGGTGCCTGCGTCACTTTACTCGTAAAGAGAATCTCAAATTACACGTTCGCTATATTCACGGACCTCTTGAAAGTCTGACATGTAAACTCTGTGgtaataaatacaaaaatagtAACAGTCTTCGCGTACACTCTTATCTCTATCATAATGcaaagagaaacaaacataGTAAACCAGCACATGCTGGTATGTAA
- the LOC124175361 gene encoding zinc finger and BTB domain-containing protein 6-like isoform X1 translates to MSGEQFSLVWNSFPTNLSSGLYTLLNDEQLVDVTLAAEGQFLQAHKLILSVCSTYFKELFKMNSCKHPIVILKDVNYRDLSALLHFMYQGEVRVKQEDLASFLKVAETLQIKGLTKDKSEKDNSVTDNNVPTPGENHQEQSRELESILEAVSNLERKSLNDETFVATLQEEIAPIPETTETLNSSQDPVSPPPMKSVYDKASDQRRITQPDSIVRDILNRTSEDFQQMEENVTDEPLDYTSDIARLSKTKNEPVDYTSDIDFDLVCNKEFAKQENLDRQNSNLHAQSNLTANKCFENSQLLTYNPSNQDEPLPFSHLEETFGTDFSFNGGNYSRGRKTVKGIPGSSLPLETTLRVVSELGPTIRVERGKVIRMYSCPWCLRHFTRKENLKLHVRYIHGPLESLTCKLCGNKYKNSNSLRVHSYLYHNAKRNKHSKPAHAGM, encoded by the exons ATGTCTGGCGAACAGTTTTCGCTAGTATGGAACAGCTTCCCAACAAATTTGTCTTCGGGTTTATATACCTTGCTTAACGACGAACAGCTTGTCGATGTAACACTCGCGGCGGAAGGTCAATTTTTACAAGCACATAAGCTGATTTTGTCAGTATGCAGCACTTACTTCAAGGAACTCTTCAAG ATGAATTCTTGCAAACATCCGATAGTTATTCTCAAAGATGTTAATTACCGTGATTTGTCTGCTCTTCTGCATTTTATGTATCAAGGTGAAGTTCGTGTCAAACAGGAAGACCTTGCCAGCTTTTTAAAAGTAGCTGAAACCTTGCAAATCAAAGGTCTCACTAAGGACAAGAGTGAG AAAGATAACTCAGTTACCGACAACAACGTTCCAACGCCTGGAGAGAATCATCAAGAACAATCTAGGGAACTAGAGAGTATTCTTGAAGCAGTATCGAACTTGGAAAGAAAGTCTCTTAACGATGAAACATTTGTGGCAACTCTACAGGAAGAAATTGCACCCATCCCTGAAACTACTGAAACATTGAATTCGTCACAAGACCCGGTATCTCCTCCACCGATGAAATCTGTATATGATAAAGCTTCTGATCAACGAAGAATCACCCAGCCTGATAGTATTGTACGTGACATATTGAATAGAACATCTGAAGACTTTCAACAAATGGAAGAGAATGTCACAGACGAGCCATTAGACTATACCTCAGATATTGCTCGCTtgtcgaaaacgaaaaatgaaccGGTTGATTACACATCTGACATAGACTTCGACCTGGTCTGCAATAAGGAATTTGCTAAGCAGGAGAATTTAGATCGTCAGAACAGTAATCTACATGCACAAAGTAACTTGACAGCAAATA agtgttttgaaaattcacaacttCTTACTTATAATCCAAGCAACCAGGATGAACCTCTAC CATTCAGCCACTTGGAAGAAACTTTTGGTAcggatttttcattcaatggAGGTAACTACAGCCGAGGCCGCAAAACAGTGAAGGGCATCCCAGGCAGCAGTTTGCCTTTGGAAACAACACTGCGTGTTGTTTCTGAACTAGGGCCAACCATACGAGTCGAGAGAGGAAAAGTTATTCGCATGTATTCATGTCCGTGGTGCCTGCGTCACTTTACTCGTAAAGAGAATCTCAAATTACACGTTCGCTATATTCACGGACCTCTTGAAAGTCTGACATGTAAACTCTGTGgtaataaatacaaaaatagtAACAGTCTTCGCGTACACTCTTATCTCTATCATAATGcaaagagaaacaaacataGTAAACCAGCACATGCTGGTATGTAA
- the LOC124175365 gene encoding uncharacterized protein LOC124175365 isoform X1 — MHGYRVHMPHACYLRTCIARDMAKNRKDMDNSDYSLKWNNFTSNLTCGFLSHLSDHELVDVTLAVEGKLLQAHKLVLSVCSPYFKEIFKANPCTHPVVVLKDMGYSQVEALLKFMYKGEVNVSHNELASFLKIAEALKIKGLAGDQNSHSDSPIESDTPLPPSELIEEVDFDVATCSNPNTGETCSETLDGNRPVKRLRESTRSRSLTPKRNRTSPPALKEMEYLKESPHSIKAKSEPEDFDVTDEPYFLDQPLEQFLNSQNDAEKGFLDGGGGELTDQPSMNSPMPSACSQGGEGVQEQNGRALRRLHLNGFVYHAAYSINRGPGIRTYWRCQDNYKGKCKARCISEDNLILRINGTHNHDRRISEYSCYFFSSGKKIEANVSYCLPIASNM, encoded by the exons ATGCATGGGTATAGAGTGCATATGCCGCATGCGTGCTATCTTCGTACCTGCATAG CTCGAGATATGGCCAAGAATCGAAAGGACATGGACAATTCAGATTATTCTTTGAAATGGAATAATTTCACCTCTAATTTAACTTGTGGTTTCCTCTCACATCTCAGCGATCATGAATTAGTCGATGTAACGCTTGCCGTTGAAGGAAAACTCCTGCAAGCTCACAAGCTTGTTTTATCGGTTTGCAGCCCGTACttcaaagaaatattcaaG GCAAACCCATGCACTCATCCCGTCGTTGTCTTAAAGGACATGGGCTACTCGCAAGTAGAGGCGCTGTTGAAATTTATGTACAAAGGTGAAGTAAACGTTAGTCATAACGAGCTGGCCTCGTTCTTAAAAATCGCAGAAGCACTGAAGATAAAAGGTTTAGCCGGCGACCAGAATAGCCACAGT GATTCACCGATAGAGAGCGACACGCCTCTCCCTCCTTCCGAACTAATCGAAGAAGTAGACTTCGATGTGGCTACTTGTTCTAATCCCAATACCGGTGAAACGTGTTCGGAAACTTTAGATGGAAATAGGCCTGTAAAAAGGCTACGAGAATCAACGAGGTCTCGTTCCTTGACCCCCAAACGAAACAGAACCTCACCTCCAGCTTTGAAAGAAATGGAATATTTAAAAGAGAGTCCGCACAGTATTAAAGCAAAGTCTGAACCAGAGGATTTCGACGTAACAGACGAGCCATATTTTCTAGACCAACCGTTGGAGCAGTTTTTAAACTCTCAAAATGACGCAGAGAAAG GTTTTCTCGACGGAGGTGGTGGTGAGCTAACTGATCAACCATCCATGAATAGTCCAATGCCTTCGGCATGTTCACAAGGAGGAGAAGGCGTCCAAG aacAAAATGGTAGAGCACTGCGACGGCTTCACTTGAATGGGTTTGTCTACCATGCAGCCTACAGTATTAACAGAGGTCCTGGAATTAGAACCTATTGGAGGTGCCAAGACAACTATAAAGGGAAATGCAAAGCTCGTTGCATTTCGGAAGATAACTTAATATTAAGAATCAATGGAACGCACAATCATGATAGACGAATATCCGAATATTCTTgctattttttctcctccggCAAGAAAATCGAAGCTAACGTTTCGTATTGTTTACCAATTGCCTCGAATATGTAA
- the LOC124175365 gene encoding uncharacterized protein LOC124175365 isoform X2, with protein sequence MHGYRVHMPHACYLRTCIARDMAKNRKDMDNSDYSLKWNNFTSNLTCGFLSHLSDHELVDVTLAVEGKLLQAHKLVLSVCSPYFKEIFKANPCTHPVVVLKDMGYSQVEALLKFMYKGEVNVSHNELASFLKIAEALKIKGLAGDQNSHSDSPIESDTPLPPSELIEEVDFDVATCSNPNTGETCSETLDGNRPVKRLRESTRSRSLTPKRNRTSPPALKEMEYLKESPHSIKAKSEPEDFDVTDEPYFLDQPLEQFLNSQNDAEKGFLDGGGGELTDQPSMNSPMPSACSQGGEGVQVVEPVTYRLSARGRPQLVYEGYVYNLTSRSEVLNRSHYRCAEQHRGCRGKCAVIAERFMPTGVRNHNHPPGYQSEYHYRKKKGLDTDII encoded by the exons ATGCATGGGTATAGAGTGCATATGCCGCATGCGTGCTATCTTCGTACCTGCATAG CTCGAGATATGGCCAAGAATCGAAAGGACATGGACAATTCAGATTATTCTTTGAAATGGAATAATTTCACCTCTAATTTAACTTGTGGTTTCCTCTCACATCTCAGCGATCATGAATTAGTCGATGTAACGCTTGCCGTTGAAGGAAAACTCCTGCAAGCTCACAAGCTTGTTTTATCGGTTTGCAGCCCGTACttcaaagaaatattcaaG GCAAACCCATGCACTCATCCCGTCGTTGTCTTAAAGGACATGGGCTACTCGCAAGTAGAGGCGCTGTTGAAATTTATGTACAAAGGTGAAGTAAACGTTAGTCATAACGAGCTGGCCTCGTTCTTAAAAATCGCAGAAGCACTGAAGATAAAAGGTTTAGCCGGCGACCAGAATAGCCACAGT GATTCACCGATAGAGAGCGACACGCCTCTCCCTCCTTCCGAACTAATCGAAGAAGTAGACTTCGATGTGGCTACTTGTTCTAATCCCAATACCGGTGAAACGTGTTCGGAAACTTTAGATGGAAATAGGCCTGTAAAAAGGCTACGAGAATCAACGAGGTCTCGTTCCTTGACCCCCAAACGAAACAGAACCTCACCTCCAGCTTTGAAAGAAATGGAATATTTAAAAGAGAGTCCGCACAGTATTAAAGCAAAGTCTGAACCAGAGGATTTCGACGTAACAGACGAGCCATATTTTCTAGACCAACCGTTGGAGCAGTTTTTAAACTCTCAAAATGACGCAGAGAAAG GTTTTCTCGACGGAGGTGGTGGTGAGCTAACTGATCAACCATCCATGAATAGTCCAATGCCTTCGGCATGTTCACAAGGAGGAGAAGGCGTCCAAG TTGTGGAACCAGTAACTTACAGACTATCCGCACGAGGCCGCCCACAATTGGTCTATGAAGGATATGTGTATAATCTGACATCGCGCTCTGAAGTATTGAATCGATCCCATTATCGGTGCGCCGAACAACACCGTGGTTGTCGCGGCAAATGTGCAGTCATCGCCGAAAGGTTCATGCCCACCGGAGTTCGCAACCATAACCACCCTCCCGGTTACCAATCAGAATACCATTacaggaagaaaaaaggacTAGATACAGATATTATTTAA
- the LOC124175365 gene encoding uncharacterized protein LOC124175365 isoform X3, with product MHGYRVHMPHACYLRTCIARDMAKNRKDMDNSDYSLKWNNFTSNLTCGFLSHLSDHELVDVTLAVEGKLLQAHKLVLSVCSPYFKEIFKANPCTHPVVVLKDMGYSQVEALLKFMYKGEVNVSHNELASFLKIAEALKIKGLAGDQNSHSDSPIESDTPLPPSELIEEVDFDVATCSNPNTGETCSETLDGNRPVKRLRESTRSRSLTPKRNRTSPPALKEMEYLKESPHSIKAKSEPEDFDVTDEPYFLDQPLEQFLNSQNDAEKGFLDGGGGELTDQPSMNSPMPSACSQGGEGVQGLLSFIRSSRGNLQLVHEGHIYTVHSRAGVKTYWKCIYRSSLGKCQARCYTKHGCAVVSQPTVPPHDSHLKTIEKHSKAGKMVHTLRY from the exons ATGCATGGGTATAGAGTGCATATGCCGCATGCGTGCTATCTTCGTACCTGCATAG CTCGAGATATGGCCAAGAATCGAAAGGACATGGACAATTCAGATTATTCTTTGAAATGGAATAATTTCACCTCTAATTTAACTTGTGGTTTCCTCTCACATCTCAGCGATCATGAATTAGTCGATGTAACGCTTGCCGTTGAAGGAAAACTCCTGCAAGCTCACAAGCTTGTTTTATCGGTTTGCAGCCCGTACttcaaagaaatattcaaG GCAAACCCATGCACTCATCCCGTCGTTGTCTTAAAGGACATGGGCTACTCGCAAGTAGAGGCGCTGTTGAAATTTATGTACAAAGGTGAAGTAAACGTTAGTCATAACGAGCTGGCCTCGTTCTTAAAAATCGCAGAAGCACTGAAGATAAAAGGTTTAGCCGGCGACCAGAATAGCCACAGT GATTCACCGATAGAGAGCGACACGCCTCTCCCTCCTTCCGAACTAATCGAAGAAGTAGACTTCGATGTGGCTACTTGTTCTAATCCCAATACCGGTGAAACGTGTTCGGAAACTTTAGATGGAAATAGGCCTGTAAAAAGGCTACGAGAATCAACGAGGTCTCGTTCCTTGACCCCCAAACGAAACAGAACCTCACCTCCAGCTTTGAAAGAAATGGAATATTTAAAAGAGAGTCCGCACAGTATTAAAGCAAAGTCTGAACCAGAGGATTTCGACGTAACAGACGAGCCATATTTTCTAGACCAACCGTTGGAGCAGTTTTTAAACTCTCAAAATGACGCAGAGAAAG GTTTTCTCGACGGAGGTGGTGGTGAGCTAACTGATCAACCATCCATGAATAGTCCAATGCCTTCGGCATGTTCACAAGGAGGAGAAGGCGTCCAAG GCCTCTTGTCGTTTATACGGAGTTCCAGAGGTAATCTTCAGCTGGTTCACGAAGGTCACATCTACACGGTACATTCCAGGGCGGGTGTCAAAACTTATTGGAAATGTATATACCGTTCGTCGCTTGGTAAATGTCAAGCGAGGTGTTACACAAAACATGGTTGTGCCGTAGTGTCTCAGCCGACAGTTCCGCCACACGATTCTCATCTTAAAACCATCGAAAAACATAGCAAGGCTGGAAAAATGGTTCATACTCTCAGATATTAG
- the LOC124175365 gene encoding protein tramtrack, beta isoform-like isoform X4 — MAKNRKDMDNSDYSLKWNNFTSNLTCGFLSHLSDHELVDVTLAVEGKLLQAHKLVLSVCSPYFKEIFKANPCTHPVVVLKDMGYSQVEALLKFMYKGEVNVSHNELASFLKIAEALKIKGLAGDQNSHSDSPIESDTPLPPSELIEEVDFDVATCSNPNTGETCSETLDGNRPVKRLRESTRSRSLTPKRNRTSPPALKEMEYLKESPHSIKAKSEPEDFDVTDEPYFLDQPLEQFLNSQNDAEKGFLDGGGGELTDQPSMNSPMPSACSQGGEGVQEQNGRALRRLHLNGFVYHAAYSINRGPGIRTYWRCQDNYKGKCKARCISEDNLILRINGTHNHDRRISEYSCYFFSSGKKIEANVSYCLPIASNM; from the exons ATGGCCAAGAATCGAAAGGACATGGACAATTCAGATTATTCTTTGAAATGGAATAATTTCACCTCTAATTTAACTTGTGGTTTCCTCTCACATCTCAGCGATCATGAATTAGTCGATGTAACGCTTGCCGTTGAAGGAAAACTCCTGCAAGCTCACAAGCTTGTTTTATCGGTTTGCAGCCCGTACttcaaagaaatattcaaG GCAAACCCATGCACTCATCCCGTCGTTGTCTTAAAGGACATGGGCTACTCGCAAGTAGAGGCGCTGTTGAAATTTATGTACAAAGGTGAAGTAAACGTTAGTCATAACGAGCTGGCCTCGTTCTTAAAAATCGCAGAAGCACTGAAGATAAAAGGTTTAGCCGGCGACCAGAATAGCCACAGT GATTCACCGATAGAGAGCGACACGCCTCTCCCTCCTTCCGAACTAATCGAAGAAGTAGACTTCGATGTGGCTACTTGTTCTAATCCCAATACCGGTGAAACGTGTTCGGAAACTTTAGATGGAAATAGGCCTGTAAAAAGGCTACGAGAATCAACGAGGTCTCGTTCCTTGACCCCCAAACGAAACAGAACCTCACCTCCAGCTTTGAAAGAAATGGAATATTTAAAAGAGAGTCCGCACAGTATTAAAGCAAAGTCTGAACCAGAGGATTTCGACGTAACAGACGAGCCATATTTTCTAGACCAACCGTTGGAGCAGTTTTTAAACTCTCAAAATGACGCAGAGAAAG GTTTTCTCGACGGAGGTGGTGGTGAGCTAACTGATCAACCATCCATGAATAGTCCAATGCCTTCGGCATGTTCACAAGGAGGAGAAGGCGTCCAAG aacAAAATGGTAGAGCACTGCGACGGCTTCACTTGAATGGGTTTGTCTACCATGCAGCCTACAGTATTAACAGAGGTCCTGGAATTAGAACCTATTGGAGGTGCCAAGACAACTATAAAGGGAAATGCAAAGCTCGTTGCATTTCGGAAGATAACTTAATATTAAGAATCAATGGAACGCACAATCATGATAGACGAATATCCGAATATTCTTgctattttttctcctccggCAAGAAAATCGAAGCTAACGTTTCGTATTGTTTACCAATTGCCTCGAATATGTAA
- the LOC124175353 gene encoding uncharacterized protein LOC124175353: MTSPKRRQAGSNGRTICHLNFLETPLTDGRLIDELERLRRESLCNWNERRQYRMARNSYLDLLSLFMKKNESEVVRAVISVMNEENLFEYPDLSLDLITAPVSLGISGSTVVNELWNEIEEPTTPVEIARSIVCTLYEFMDTYDWPETVSTVVALERLLGIYRASIGEGANTSPYKQFKKGLKVCVQRTLEHLSNDHILVVIRHMCFWSVDQTVSDEDVLDFGSSLEYAAYKHATKLFEDTLTPDVFSLLTRMIASSSRLVSLLGNRVMQYLIDRGGNRTRLETPQIFFEDTEYELNVSPYHREDKIFLKNNRAELHECLIRGILNHCSARLNLEMSYCTICLVAIEVPCGFTAAALVCLAMNLQDLTTERDDLRREVTFHVHACVVAILSLLCWIHGAKVFYQYVNKIVMERARWAPHLNPPIQSHYSFATHHVLWDKPELFFVDWEARYGLWKCFRLLES; this comes from the exons ATGACATCCCCAAAGCGACGTCAGGCAGGATCCAATGGCCGTACCATCTGCCACTTGAATTTTCTCGAGACACCCCTTACCGACGGTAGGCTGATTGACGAATTGGAGAGACTTCGTAG AGAATCGCTCTGCAACTGGAACGAACGTCGGCAGTATCGAATGGCAAGGAATTCCTACCTAGATCTGTTGAGCCTGTTTATGAAGAAGAATGAATCCGAAGTCGTTCGAGCTGTGATCAGTGTAATGAACGAAGAGAACCTCTTCGAGTATCCCGATTTGTCTTTGGACTTGATAACCGCTCCGGTCAGTCTTGGAATATCCGGATCAACGGTGGTGAACGAGCTCTGGAACGAAATTGAAGAGCCAACAACGCCGGTCGAGATCGCGCGTTCGATAGTTTGCACGCTCTACGAGTTTATGGACACTTACGACTGGCCTGAAACCGTCTCAACTGTCGTTGCCCTGGAAAGACTGCTCGGCATTTATCGTGCCAGTATTGGCGAAGGCGCTAACACCTCACCCTACAAGCAGTTCAAAAAAGGGCTGAAGGTCTGCGTCCAACGGACCCTGGAGCATCTTTCAAATGATCACATCCTCGTCGTGATTCGACACATGTGTTTCTGGTCCGTGGATCAAACGGTAAGCGACGAGGACGTCTTGGACTTTGGAAGCAGCTTGGAATACGCGGCCTACAAACACGCGACGAAACTGTTCGAAGACACCCTGACTCCGGATGTATTCTCGCTCCTGACACGGATGATTGCCTCCTCCAGCCGTCTGGTCAGCCTGCTGGGTAACAGAGTAATGCAGTACCTCATCGACAGGGGTGGAAACAGAACGCGGCTCGAAACGCCACAGATATTTTTCGAGGACACGGAGTACGAGCTGAACGTAAGCCCGTACCATCGAGAGGACAAGATTTTCCTGAAGAACAACCGCGCCGAACTTCACGAATGCTTGATCAGGGGAATACTAAACCATTGCTCGGCTCGACTCAATCTTGAAATGTCCTACTGTACCATTTGCCTCGTCGCAATTGAAGTGCCTTGCGGCTTCACGGCTGCGGCGCTCGTCTGTCTGGCCATGAATCTTCAAGATCTAACTACGGAGCGCGACGACCTGAGGCGGGAAGTCACCTTCCACGTCCACGCCTGCGTCGTGGCCATACTATCCCTACTTTGCTGGATTCACGGTGCGAAGGTGTTCTACCAGTACGTCAACAAGATAGTGATGGAAAGGGCCCGATGGGCCCCACATTTGAATCCACCCATACAGTCTCACTACTCTTTCGCCACCCATCACGTGCTCTGGGACAAACCGGAACTGTTCTTCGTTGACTGGGAGGCCCGATACGGTTTGTGGAAGTGTTTCCGTTTGTTGGAAAGCTGA